A single region of the Streptomyces sp. NBC_01803 genome encodes:
- the carB gene encoding carbamoyl-phosphate synthase large subunit, which produces MPKRTDIQSVLVIGSGPIVIGQAAEFDYSGTQACRVLKSEGLRVILVNSNPATIMTDPEIADATYIEPITPEFVEKIIARERPDALLPTLGGQTALNTAIALHEAGTLDRYGVELIGANVEAIRKGEDRDQFKSVVAAVRAATGHGESARSVICHSMDDILAGVGELGGYPVVVRPSFTMGGAGSGFAHDEEELRRIAGQGLALSPTTEVLLEESILGWKEYELELMRDRNDNVVVVCSIENLDPMGVHTGDSITVAPAMTLTDREYQILRDIGIAVIREVGVDTGGCNIQFAVDPDNGRVVVIEMNPRVSRSSALASKATGFPIAKIAARLAIGYTLDEIPNDITEQTPASFEPTLDYVVVKVPRFAFEKFPAADPALTTTMKSVGEAMAIGRNFTEALNKALRSVEKKDAPFDFTGDPGDKDELLTTARIPTDGRLGTVMRAIRAGATPEEVFEATRIDPWFVDQLFLIKEIADELAAAERLSPELLATAKRHGFSDAQIAGVRGLREDVVREVRHALGVRPVYKTVDTCAAEFAARTPYLYSSYDEENEVAPREKPAVIILGSGPNRIGQGIEFDYSCVHACFALSDAGYETVMVNCNPETVSTDYDTSDRLYFEPLTLEDVLEIVHAETQAGPVAGVIVQLGGQTPLGLAQALKDNGVPIVGTSPEAINLAEERGAFGRVLAEAGLPAPKYGTAFSFEEAKAIAGGIGYPVMVRPSYVLGGRGMQIVYDEPSLGEYLRRHAGLISEHPVLIDRFLDDAIEIDVDALYDGQELYLGGVMEHIEEAGIHSGDSACALPPITLGGYDIKRLRASTEAIARGVGVRGLINIQFALAGDILYVLEANPRASRTVPFTSKATAVPLAKAAARISLGTSIAELRAEGMLPARGDGGTLPLDAPISVKEAVMPWSRFRDVQGRGVDTVLGPEMRSTGEVMGIDSVFGTAYAKSQAGAYGALPTKGRAFVSVANRDKRAMIFPARALVEHGFELLATSGTAEVLRRNGINATVVRKQGEGEGPNGEPTIVQLIHDGQVDLIVNTPYGTGGRLDGYEIRTAAVARGVPCLTTVQALAAAVQGIDALGRGAVSVRSLQEHGRDLVAARER; this is translated from the coding sequence GTGCCTAAGCGCACCGATATCCAGTCCGTCCTGGTCATCGGCTCCGGCCCGATCGTGATCGGGCAGGCCGCCGAGTTCGACTACTCCGGCACCCAAGCCTGCCGCGTGCTCAAGTCCGAGGGACTGCGCGTCATCCTGGTCAACTCCAACCCGGCGACCATCATGACCGACCCGGAGATCGCCGACGCCACCTACATCGAGCCGATCACCCCCGAGTTCGTCGAGAAGATCATCGCCAGGGAGCGCCCCGACGCCCTGCTGCCGACCCTCGGCGGCCAGACCGCGCTCAACACCGCCATCGCCCTGCACGAGGCCGGCACCCTCGACCGTTACGGCGTCGAGCTGATCGGCGCCAACGTCGAGGCGATCCGCAAGGGCGAGGACCGCGACCAGTTCAAATCCGTCGTCGCCGCCGTCCGCGCCGCCACCGGACACGGCGAGTCGGCCCGTTCGGTGATCTGCCACTCGATGGACGACATCCTGGCCGGAGTCGGGGAGCTCGGCGGCTACCCGGTCGTGGTGCGGCCCTCGTTCACCATGGGCGGCGCCGGCTCCGGCTTCGCGCACGACGAGGAGGAGCTGCGCCGCATCGCCGGCCAGGGCCTGGCCCTGTCACCGACCACCGAGGTGCTCCTGGAGGAGTCCATCCTCGGCTGGAAGGAGTACGAGCTGGAGCTGATGCGCGACCGGAACGACAACGTCGTGGTCGTCTGCTCCATCGAGAACCTCGACCCCATGGGCGTGCACACCGGGGACTCCATCACCGTCGCCCCGGCCATGACCCTGACCGACCGCGAGTACCAGATCCTGCGCGACATCGGCATCGCCGTCATCCGCGAGGTCGGCGTCGACACCGGCGGCTGCAACATCCAGTTCGCCGTCGACCCCGACAACGGCCGGGTCGTCGTCATCGAGATGAACCCGCGCGTCTCCCGGTCCTCCGCGCTCGCCTCCAAGGCGACCGGCTTCCCCATCGCCAAGATCGCCGCCCGGCTGGCCATCGGCTACACGCTGGACGAGATCCCCAACGACATCACCGAGCAGACGCCCGCCTCCTTCGAGCCCACCCTCGACTACGTGGTGGTGAAGGTCCCGCGTTTCGCGTTCGAGAAGTTCCCGGCCGCCGACCCCGCCCTGACCACCACCATGAAGTCGGTGGGCGAGGCGATGGCGATCGGGCGGAACTTCACGGAGGCCCTCAACAAGGCGTTGCGGTCGGTCGAGAAGAAGGACGCCCCGTTCGACTTCACCGGCGACCCGGGCGACAAGGACGAGCTGCTGACCACCGCCCGGATCCCCACCGACGGCCGGCTGGGCACCGTGATGCGCGCCATCCGCGCCGGGGCGACCCCCGAGGAGGTCTTCGAGGCCACCCGGATCGACCCCTGGTTCGTCGACCAGCTCTTCCTGATCAAGGAGATCGCGGACGAGCTGGCCGCCGCCGAGCGGCTCAGCCCCGAGCTGCTGGCCACCGCCAAGCGGCATGGCTTCTCCGACGCCCAGATCGCCGGCGTGCGCGGCCTGCGCGAGGACGTGGTCCGCGAGGTCAGGCACGCGCTGGGGGTGCGCCCGGTCTACAAGACGGTGGACACCTGCGCCGCCGAGTTCGCCGCCCGCACCCCGTATCTGTACTCGTCCTACGACGAGGAGAACGAGGTCGCCCCGCGCGAGAAGCCCGCCGTGATCATCCTTGGCTCCGGGCCCAACCGCATCGGCCAGGGCATCGAGTTCGACTACTCGTGCGTCCACGCCTGCTTCGCGCTCAGCGACGCCGGCTACGAGACGGTGATGGTCAACTGCAACCCCGAGACCGTCTCCACCGACTACGACACCTCCGACCGGCTCTACTTCGAGCCGCTCACCCTGGAGGACGTGCTGGAGATCGTGCACGCCGAGACGCAGGCCGGCCCGGTCGCGGGCGTCATCGTGCAGCTCGGCGGACAGACCCCGCTCGGCCTGGCGCAGGCCCTGAAGGACAACGGCGTGCCGATCGTGGGCACCTCGCCCGAGGCGATCAACCTGGCCGAGGAGCGCGGCGCGTTCGGCCGGGTGCTGGCCGAAGCCGGGCTGCCGGCGCCCAAGTACGGCACCGCGTTCTCCTTCGAGGAGGCCAAGGCCATCGCCGGCGGCATCGGCTACCCGGTGATGGTCCGCCCCAGCTATGTGCTGGGCGGGCGCGGCATGCAGATCGTGTACGACGAGCCGTCGCTGGGCGAGTACCTGCGCCGGCACGCGGGCCTGATCTCCGAACACCCCGTGCTCATCGACCGGTTCCTGGACGACGCGATCGAGATCGACGTGGACGCGCTCTACGACGGCCAGGAGCTGTACCTGGGCGGTGTGATGGAGCACATCGAGGAGGCCGGCATCCACTCCGGCGACTCCGCCTGCGCGCTGCCCCCGATCACCCTGGGCGGCTACGACATCAAGCGGCTGCGCGCCTCGACCGAGGCCATCGCGCGCGGCGTCGGCGTGCGCGGCCTGATCAACATCCAGTTCGCGCTGGCCGGGGACATCCTCTACGTCCTGGAGGCGAACCCGCGCGCCTCGCGGACCGTCCCGTTCACCTCCAAGGCCACCGCCGTGCCGCTGGCCAAGGCCGCCGCCCGGATCTCGCTGGGCACCAGCATCGCCGAGCTGCGCGCCGAGGGCATGCTCCCGGCCCGGGGCGACGGCGGCACCCTGCCGCTGGACGCGCCGATCTCCGTGAAGGAGGCCGTGATGCCCTGGTCCCGATTCCGGGACGTGCAGGGACGCGGTGTGGACACGGTGCTCGGCCCCGAGATGCGTTCCACGGGCGAGGTGATGGGCATCGACTCGGTGTTCGGCACGGCCTACGCCAAGTCGCAGGCCGGGGCGTACGGCGCGCTGCCCACCAAGGGCCGGGCGTTCGTCTCCGTGGCCAACCGCGACAAGCGCGCCATGATCTTCCCGGCCCGCGCCCTGGTCGAGCACGGCTTCGAGCTGCTGGCCACCTCGGGCACCGCGGAGGTTCTGCGGCGCAACGGCATCAACGCCACCGTGGTGCGCAAGCAGGGCGAGGGCGAGGGGCCCAACGGCGAGCCGACCATCGTCCAGCTCATCCACGACGGTCAGGTGGACCTCATCGTCAACACGCCCTACGGCACCGGCGGACGGCTCGACGGCTATGAGATCCGCACCGCGGCCGTCGCCCGGGGCGTGCCGTGCCTGACCACCGTGCAGGCGCTGGCGGCGGCCGTGCAGGGCATCGACGCGCTGGGCCGCGGCGCGGTGAGCGTCCGGTCGCTCCAGGAGCACGGCCGCGACCTCGTCGCGGCGCGCGAACGGTAG
- a CDS encoding quinone-dependent dihydroorotate dehydrogenase, with the protein MSPYDLLFATVLRRMDPERAHGLAFGLIRASARVPGLRALVRARFAPALPALRVTALGLDLPGPFGLAAGFDKNAVGVDGLTALGFDFVEIGTVTAQPQPGNPRPRLFRLTRDRALVNRMGFNNEGSAAVAARLARGPRGPVVGVNIGKTKAVPESEAVADYVISTERLAPHADYLVVNVSSPNTPGLRDLQAADRLRPLLAAVRAAADRAVPGGRVPLLVKIAPDLADEDVDAVAGLALDLGLDGIIATNTTIAREGLATGPAAVQATGAGGLSGAPLKERSLAVLRRLYARVGDRVTLIGVGGVETADDVWERVLAGATLVQGYTGFIYAGPGWTRALHRGLAERLAASPYATLAEAVGAAARAGKEAA; encoded by the coding sequence ATGTCCCCCTACGATCTGCTGTTCGCCACCGTCCTGCGCCGGATGGACCCGGAGCGGGCGCATGGCCTGGCCTTCGGCCTGATCCGCGCGAGCGCCCGCGTGCCGGGGCTGCGCGCGCTGGTGCGGGCGCGGTTCGCGCCGGCGCTGCCGGCGCTGCGGGTAACGGCCCTCGGCCTGGACCTGCCCGGCCCGTTCGGGCTCGCCGCCGGCTTCGACAAGAACGCCGTCGGCGTCGACGGCCTGACCGCGCTCGGCTTCGACTTCGTCGAGATCGGCACCGTCACCGCCCAGCCGCAGCCGGGCAACCCGCGCCCGCGCCTCTTCCGGCTCACCCGCGACCGCGCCCTGGTCAACCGGATGGGATTCAACAACGAGGGCTCCGCCGCCGTCGCCGCCCGGCTGGCCCGCGGGCCGCGCGGCCCGGTCGTCGGCGTCAACATCGGCAAGACCAAGGCCGTCCCCGAATCGGAGGCCGTCGCGGACTACGTCATCTCCACCGAACGACTCGCCCCGCACGCCGACTACCTGGTGGTCAACGTCTCCTCGCCCAACACCCCCGGGCTGCGCGACCTCCAGGCCGCCGACCGGCTCCGCCCGCTGCTGGCCGCCGTCCGCGCGGCGGCCGACCGGGCTGTGCCCGGCGGCCGGGTCCCGCTGCTGGTCAAGATCGCCCCCGACCTCGCCGACGAGGACGTGGACGCGGTCGCCGGCCTCGCCCTCGACCTGGGCCTGGACGGCATCATCGCCACCAACACCACCATCGCCCGGGAGGGTCTGGCCACCGGCCCCGCGGCCGTCCAGGCGACCGGCGCCGGCGGCCTGTCCGGCGCGCCGCTCAAGGAGCGCTCGCTCGCCGTCCTGCGCCGCCTGTACGCGCGGGTGGGCGACCGCGTCACCCTGATCGGCGTCGGCGGCGTCGAGACGGCCGACGACGTCTGGGAGCGCGTGCTCGCCGGCGCCACCCTCGTGCAGGGCTACACCGGCTTCATCTACGCGGGCCCCGGCTGGACCCGCGCCCTCCACCGCGGCCTCGCCGAACGGCTCGCCGCCAGCCCGTACGCCACCCTCGCCGAGGCCGTCGGTGCCGCGGCGCGGGCCGGAAAGGAAGCCGCATGA
- the pyrF gene encoding orotidine-5'-phosphate decarboxylase encodes MTPPEPFGARLRRAMDEHGPLCVGIDPHPALLTEWGLGDDVGGLERFAMTVVEALAGRVAALKPQSAFFERFGSRGVAVLERAVADARSAGTLVVMDVKRGDIGSTMAAYAGAYLDKGAPLFSDAVTLSPYLGFGSLRPALDLARANGAGVFVLALTSNPEGAEVQRAVTAGGTPVAQVVLDRLAAENAGAEPLGSFGAVVGATLAEAGADLDINGPLLAPGLGAQGATAADLPRVFGDAVGNVLPAVSRGVLRHGPTAAALRAAAAREAEATARFTGSRA; translated from the coding sequence ATGACGCCCCCCGAGCCTTTCGGCGCCCGGCTGCGCCGCGCCATGGACGAGCATGGCCCGCTGTGCGTGGGCATCGATCCGCACCCGGCCCTGCTCACCGAATGGGGGCTCGGCGACGACGTCGGCGGCCTGGAGCGGTTCGCCATGACCGTGGTGGAGGCGCTGGCCGGCCGGGTCGCGGCGCTCAAGCCGCAGTCGGCGTTCTTCGAGCGCTTCGGCTCGCGCGGCGTCGCGGTGCTGGAGCGGGCGGTCGCCGACGCCAGGTCGGCCGGGACGCTGGTGGTGATGGACGTCAAGCGTGGCGACATCGGCTCCACCATGGCCGCCTACGCGGGGGCGTACCTGGACAAGGGCGCCCCGCTGTTCTCCGACGCCGTCACCCTCAGCCCGTACCTCGGCTTCGGCTCGCTGCGCCCGGCCCTCGACCTGGCGCGGGCCAACGGCGCCGGGGTCTTCGTTCTGGCCCTCACCTCCAACCCGGAGGGCGCCGAGGTCCAGCGGGCGGTCACGGCCGGGGGCACGCCGGTGGCCCAGGTCGTCCTGGACCGGCTGGCGGCGGAGAACGCGGGTGCCGAGCCGCTGGGTTCGTTCGGCGCGGTGGTGGGCGCGACACTCGCCGAGGCGGGAGCCGATCTGGATATCAACGGGCCGCTGCTGGCGCCGGGGCTGGGTGCCCAGGGCGCCACCGCCGCGGACCTGCCCCGGGTGTTCGGCGACGCGGTCGGCAACGTCCTGCCGGCCGTCAGCCGGGGGGTGCTGCGGCACGGTCCGACGGCCGCGGCACTGCGTGCCGCGGCGGCCCGGGAGGCCGAGGCCACCGCCCGGTTCACCGGCTCCCGAGCGTGA
- a CDS encoding integration host factor encodes MALPPLTPEQRAAALEKAAAARRERAEVKNRLKHSGASLHEVIKQGQENDVIGKMKVSALLESMPGVGKVRARQIMERLGISESRRVRGLGSNQIAALEREFGGAPA; translated from the coding sequence GTGGCTCTTCCGCCCCTTACCCCTGAACAGCGCGCAGCCGCGCTTGAGAAGGCCGCCGCGGCTCGCCGGGAGCGCGCCGAGGTCAAGAATCGGCTCAAGCACTCCGGCGCCTCCCTGCACGAGGTCATCAAGCAGGGCCAGGAGAACGATGTCATCGGCAAGATGAAGGTCAGCGCGCTGCTGGAGTCGATGCCTGGCGTCGGCAAGGTCCGCGCCCGTCAGATCATGGAGCGGCTCGGCATCTCCGAGAGCCGCCGGGTCCGCGGTCTCGGCTCCAACCAGATCGCGGCACTGGAACGCGAATTCGGCGGCGCCCCCGCCTGA
- the gmk gene encoding guanylate kinase — protein MTDRPRLTVLSGPSGVGKSTVVAHMRKAHPDVWLSVSATTRKPRPGERHGVHYFFVDDEEFDKLIANGELLEWAEFAGHRYGTPRRAVLDRLAAGDPVLLEIDLQGARLVRSSMPDARLVFLAPPSWEELVRRLTGRGTERPEVIERRLAVARTELAAEPEFDVTLVNTSVEDVAAELLALVR, from the coding sequence ATGACCGATCGTCCGCGACTGACCGTGCTCTCCGGCCCCTCCGGGGTGGGCAAGAGCACGGTCGTCGCCCATATGCGCAAGGCCCACCCCGATGTGTGGCTCTCCGTCTCCGCCACGACGCGGAAGCCGCGCCCCGGGGAGCGGCACGGCGTGCACTACTTCTTCGTGGACGACGAGGAGTTCGACAAGCTGATCGCCAACGGCGAGCTCCTCGAATGGGCGGAGTTCGCCGGGCACCGCTACGGAACGCCCCGCCGCGCCGTCCTCGACCGGCTGGCGGCCGGCGATCCGGTGCTGCTGGAGATCGACCTCCAGGGTGCCCGGCTGGTCCGCTCCTCGATGCCCGACGCCCGGCTGGTGTTCCTCGCGCCGCCGAGCTGGGAGGAGCTGGTCCGCCGGCTCACCGGCCGGGGCACCGAGCGGCCGGAGGTGATCGAGCGCCGGCTCGCGGTGGCCAGGACGGAGCTGGCGGCGGAGCCGGAGTTCGACGTCACGCTCGTCAACACCTCCGTGGAGGACGTGGCCGCCGAGCTGCTAGCCTTGGTGCGTTGA
- the rpoZ gene encoding DNA-directed RNA polymerase subunit omega, whose product MSSSITTPEGIINPPIDELLEATDSKYSLVIYAAKRARQINAYYSQLGEGLLEYVGPLVDTHVHEKPLSIALREINAGLLTSEAVEGPAD is encoded by the coding sequence GTGTCCTCCTCCATCACCACGCCCGAGGGCATCATCAACCCGCCGATCGACGAGCTGCTTGAGGCGACCGACTCGAAGTACAGCCTGGTGATCTACGCCGCCAAGCGCGCGCGGCAGATCAACGCCTACTACTCGCAGCTCGGCGAGGGTCTGCTGGAGTACGTCGGCCCGCTCGTGGACACCCACGTGCACGAGAAGCCGCTGTCGATCGCGCTCCGCGAGATCAACGCGGGCCTGCTGACCTCCGAGGCCGTCGAGGGCCCCGCGGACTGA
- the coaBC gene encoding bifunctional phosphopantothenoylcysteine decarboxylase/phosphopantothenate--cysteine ligase CoaBC, with product MEQRPRVVLGVGGGIAAYKACELLRRLTESGHEVRVVPTASALHFVGAATWAALSGAPVATEVWDDVHEVPHVRIGQRADLVVIAPATADVLARAAGGRADDLLTNVLLTARCPVVFAPAMHTEMWEHPATQENVATLRRRGCVVVEPAVGRLTGVDTGKGRLPDPEAIFEVCRRVLDRGARALDLDLAGRHVVISAGGTREPLDPVRYLGNRSSGKQGYALARTAVARGARVTLVAANTALPDPAGADLVRVGTAEELRGAVLKAAADADAVVMAAAVADFRPAAQAGQKIKKRDGREPEPVALVRNPDILAELSAARPAPGQIVVGFAAETENVLANGRAKIARKGCDLLVVNQVGEGLAFGTEENEAVILDAAGGESPVPHGPKEALADRVWDAVARHWSD from the coding sequence ATGGAGCAGCGGCCCAGGGTCGTCCTCGGCGTCGGCGGCGGGATCGCCGCCTACAAGGCGTGTGAGCTGCTGAGGCGCCTCACCGAGTCCGGACACGAGGTCCGCGTCGTGCCCACCGCCTCCGCGCTGCACTTCGTCGGTGCCGCCACCTGGGCGGCGCTCTCCGGCGCCCCCGTCGCCACCGAGGTCTGGGACGACGTGCACGAGGTGCCGCACGTGCGGATCGGGCAGCGGGCCGACCTCGTCGTCATCGCCCCGGCCACCGCGGACGTGCTCGCCAGGGCGGCCGGCGGCCGGGCGGACGACCTGCTGACCAACGTCCTGCTCACCGCGCGATGTCCGGTCGTCTTCGCGCCCGCGATGCACACGGAGATGTGGGAGCACCCGGCCACCCAGGAGAACGTGGCCACGCTCCGCCGCCGCGGGTGCGTCGTCGTCGAGCCCGCCGTGGGCCGGCTCACCGGCGTCGACACCGGCAAGGGCCGGCTGCCGGACCCCGAGGCGATCTTCGAGGTGTGCCGCCGCGTCCTCGACCGGGGCGCGCGGGCCCTGGACCTGGACCTCGCCGGCCGGCATGTGGTGATCAGCGCCGGCGGCACCCGGGAGCCGCTGGACCCGGTGCGCTACCTGGGCAACCGCTCTTCCGGCAAGCAGGGGTACGCCCTCGCCCGCACCGCCGTCGCGCGCGGCGCCCGGGTCACCCTGGTCGCCGCCAACACCGCCCTGCCCGACCCGGCCGGCGCCGACCTGGTCCGGGTGGGCACCGCCGAGGAGCTGCGCGGCGCGGTGCTGAAGGCCGCCGCCGACGCCGACGCGGTGGTGATGGCCGCCGCCGTGGCGGACTTCCGGCCCGCCGCCCAGGCCGGTCAGAAGATCAAGAAGCGGGACGGCCGGGAGCCTGAGCCGGTGGCCCTGGTCCGCAACCCCGACATCCTCGCCGAGCTCTCCGCCGCCCGGCCCGCGCCCGGCCAGATCGTGGTGGGCTTCGCCGCCGAGACCGAGAACGTCCTGGCCAACGGCCGCGCCAAGATCGCTCGCAAGGGCTGCGACCTGCTGGTGGTCAACCAGGTGGGGGAGGGGCTGGCGTTCGGCACCGAGGAGAACGAAGCGGTGATCCTCGACGCCGCCGGCGGCGAGTCCCCCGTGCCGCACGGCCCCAAGGAAGCGCTGGCCGACCGGGTCTGGGACGCGGTCGCGCGGCACTGGAGCGACTGA
- the metK gene encoding methionine adenosyltransferase, whose product MSRRLFTSESVTEGHPDKIADQISDTILDALLKEDPSSRVAVETLITTGLVHVAGEVTTKAYAPIAALVRNKILEIGYDSSKKGFDGASCGVSVSIGSQSPDIAQGVDSAYEARVEGDDDELDRQGAGDQGLMFGYACDETPELMPLPIRLAHRLSHRLSEVRKNGTIPYLRPDGKTQVTIEYDGDKAVRLDTVVVSSQHASDIDLDSLLAPDIKEFVVEAELKALIDEGIKLDTEGYRLLVNPTGRFEIGGPMGDAGLTGRKIIIDTYGGMARHGGGAFSGKDPSKVDRSAAYAMRWVAKNVVAAGLASRCEVQVAYAIGKAEPVGLFVETFGTATVPAERIEQAISDVFDLRPAAIIRDLDLLRPIYAQTAAYGHFGRELPDFTWERTDRVDALRAAAGL is encoded by the coding sequence GTGTCCCGCCGTCTCTTCACCTCGGAGTCCGTGACCGAAGGTCACCCCGACAAGATCGCCGACCAGATCAGCGACACCATCCTGGACGCGCTCCTCAAGGAGGACCCTTCCTCCCGGGTGGCCGTCGAGACCCTGATCACCACCGGCCTGGTGCACGTGGCCGGTGAGGTCACGACCAAGGCGTACGCCCCGATCGCGGCCTTGGTGCGCAACAAGATCCTGGAGATCGGCTACGACTCCTCCAAGAAGGGGTTCGACGGCGCCTCCTGCGGCGTCTCGGTCTCCATCGGCTCCCAGTCCCCCGACATCGCCCAGGGCGTGGACTCCGCCTACGAGGCCCGGGTCGAGGGCGACGACGACGAGCTCGACCGCCAGGGCGCGGGTGACCAGGGCCTGATGTTCGGCTACGCCTGCGACGAGACGCCCGAGCTGATGCCGCTGCCGATCCGGCTGGCCCACCGGCTGTCCCACCGGCTTTCCGAGGTCCGCAAGAACGGCACCATCCCCTACCTGCGCCCCGACGGCAAGACCCAGGTGACCATCGAGTACGACGGCGACAAGGCCGTCCGCCTGGACACCGTGGTCGTCTCCAGCCAGCACGCCAGCGACATCGACCTCGACTCGCTGCTGGCCCCCGACATCAAGGAGTTCGTCGTCGAGGCCGAGCTGAAGGCGCTGATCGACGAGGGCATCAAGCTCGACACCGAGGGATACCGGCTGCTGGTCAACCCGACCGGGCGGTTCGAGATCGGCGGCCCGATGGGCGACGCCGGGCTCACCGGGCGGAAGATCATCATCGACACCTACGGCGGCATGGCCCGGCACGGCGGTGGCGCGTTCTCCGGCAAGGACCCCTCCAAGGTCGACCGTTCGGCCGCCTACGCCATGCGCTGGGTCGCCAAGAACGTGGTCGCGGCCGGGCTCGCGTCCCGTTGCGAGGTCCAGGTCGCCTACGCCATCGGCAAGGCCGAGCCGGTCGGGCTCTTCGTGGAGACCTTCGGTACCGCCACGGTGCCCGCCGAGCGCATCGAGCAGGCGATCAGCGACGTGTTCGACCTGCGGCCGGCCGCCATCATCCGCGATCTCGACCTGCTGCGCCCGATCTACGCCCAGACCGCGGCCTACGGGCACTTCGGCCGCGAGTTGCCCGATTTCACCTGGGAGCGCACCGACCGCGTGGACGCGCTGCGCGCCGCGGCCGGTCTGTAG